A part of Pungitius pungitius chromosome 15, fPunPun2.1, whole genome shotgun sequence genomic DNA contains:
- the rorcb gene encoding RAR-related orphan receptor C b has product MRAQIEVIPCKICGDKSSGIHYGVITCEGCKGFFRRSQQNNAMYSCSRQRNCLIDRTNRNRCQHCRLQKCLALGMSRDAVKFGRMSKKQRDSLYAEVQKHQKSQECAGSAGGGAAALSVPKDEGVRGGGGEDSKEALSRSYSSGGSSSTLSDLEDIAALPDLFDLPLTPEESSEYCGHELLGGGASTGNTSNSSSASSSSSSLSNQNSPEPTMLDGADSAGIHLLHTRSLAHPLLKRTHALLDHLPEDCSITELERITQSILKSHLETCQYSAEDMKRITWAQYTPEETRAFQNKSAEWMWQQCAHHITNAIQYVVEFAKRIAGFMDLCQNDQIILLKAGCLEVLLIRMCRAFNVNNSSIFFNGKFALAQFFKALGCDDLVSAVFDLGKGLCRLQLSDEEMALFSAAVLLSPDRHWLTEGQKIKKLQEKVYLALQHSLHKSGASEEKMDKIVSKLPMMKSICNLHVDKLEFFRLVHPETAYSFPPLYREVFGSEMSLPDSTNS; this is encoded by the exons CTCAGATCGAGGTCATTCCCTGTAAGATCTGCGGGGACAAGTCCTCAGGAATCCACTATGGAGTCATCACCTGCGAAGGCTGCAAG ggcTTCTTCCGCCGCAGCCAGCAGAACAACGCCATGTACTCGTGTTCCCGCCAGAGGAACTGCCTGATCGACCGAACTAACCGCAACCGCTGCCAGCACTGCCGCCTGCAGAAGTGTCTGGCTTTGGGCATGAGCAGAGACG CGGTCAAATTCGGCCGCATGTCCAAGAAGCAGCGCGACAGCCTCTACGCTGAAGTGCAGAAGCACCAGAAGTCCCAGGAGTGTGCGGGCTCGGCCGGCGGGGGCGCTGCGGCTCTGTCCGTTCCCAAGGATGAGGGCGTCCGCGGCGGTGGAGGGGAGGACAGCAAGGAGGCTCTGAGTCGGTCCTACAGCAGCGGGGGCTCAAGCTCCACCCTCAGCGACCTAGAGGACATCGCAGCGCTGCCGGACCTGTTTGACCTGCCGCTGACCCCCGAGGAGTCCAGCGAGTACTGCGGCCATGAGCTGCTGGGGGGCGGCGCCAGCACGGGGAACACCTCCAACTCATCCtccgcctcttcctcttcgtcctccttgTCCAATCAGAATTCCCCGGAGCCGACGATGCTGGACGGAGCGGACAGCGCCGGGATCCACCTCTTGCACACGCGCTCTCTCGCGCATCCTCTGCtaaaacgcacacacgcgcTGCTGGATCATCTGCCTGAGGACTGCTCAATAACAGAACTTG aGCGCATCACTCAGAGTATTCTCAAGTCTCACTTGGAGACGTGTCAGTACAGCGCTGAAGACATGAAGAGAATCACCTGGGCACAATACACACCCGAGGAAACGCGTGCTTTTCAAAACAAG tcAGCCGAGTGGATGTGGCAGCAGTGTGCACACCACATCACCAACGCCATTCAGTATGTGGTGGAGTTTGCCAAACGAATCGCTGGCTTCATGGACCTGTGCCAGAATGATCAGATTATATTGCTGAAAGCAG GCTGTCTCGAGGTCCTGCTGATACGCATGTGCCGGGCTTTCAACGTCAACAACAGCAGCATTTTCTTCAATGGAAAGTTTGCCCTGGCTCAGTTCTTCAAAGCGCTTG GTTGTGATGACCTGGTCAGTGCAGTGTTTGACCTGGGTAAAGGACTGTGCCGTCTCCAACTGTCTGATGAGGAGATGGCCCTGTTTAGCGCTGCCGTTCTATTATCTCCAG ATCGGCACTGGctaacagaaggccaaaagatTAAAAAACTCCAGGAGAAGGTCTACCTGGCTCTGCAGCACAGTCTACACAAGAGTGGAGCTTCAGAAGAGAAAATGGACAAG ATTGTGTCGAAGCTGCCCATGATGAAGTCTATCTGCAACCTCCACGTGGATAAACTTGAGTTTTTCCGCTTGGTCCACCCAGAGACCGCCTACAGTTTCCCACCACTGTACCGGGAAGTGTTTGGCAGCGAGATGTCTCTGCCGGACTCCACCAACAGCTAG
- the LOC119209661 gene encoding endophilin-A2-like isoform X1, which produces MSVAGFKKQFYKASQMVSEKVGGAEGTKLDEDFKDLERKADITSKAVVEIINKTSEYLQPNPATRAKLSMVSTVSKMRGQVNSPGYPQPEGLLGESMTKYGRDMGEETNFGGALTDIGESMKRMAEVKDSLDIDVKQNFIDPLQAVAEKDIKDIQYQLKKLEGRRLDYDYKKKRQGKIQDEEIRQALEKFHESKEMAEASMYNLLETDVEQVSQLSSFVESLLQYHKQASEILEELTGKLRERVNEAQSRPRREYTPRPKPTYDYGEVEESNGGYSPAASTSPAYSSAPAQYPGPSFKGSSSKSRPTEPCCKALYDFEPENEGELGFHEGEIITLVNQIDHNWFEGAIRGKTGYFPSNYVEVMVPLQH; this is translated from the exons ATGTCCGTTGCAGGGTTTAAGAAGCAGTTCTACAAAGCCAGTCAG ATGGTGAGTGAGAAGGTTGGAGGTGCTGAGGGAACCAAACTGGATGAAGACTTCAAGGACCTTGAGAGG AAAGCGGATATTACCAGCAAAGCAGTGGTGGAAATCATCAATAAAACGTCAGAGTACCTCCAGCCCAACCCGGCAACGAGAGCTAAGCTTTCGATGGTCAGCACAGTGTCCAAAATGCGCGGGCAGGTCAACAGTCCTGGCTACCCGCAGCCTGAGGGCCTCCTGGGGGAGAGCATGACAAAATATGGACGGGATATGGGCGAGGAAACCAACTTTG GTGGGGCTCTCACAGATATTGGCGAATCAATGAAAAGGATGGCTGAGGTCAAGGACTCCCTGGACATTGATGTGAAGCAGAACTTTATTGACCCACTGCAGGCAGTCGCTGAGAAGGATATCAAAGACATTCAG TACCAGCTGAAGAAGCTGGAAGGCCGTCGTCTCGACTACGATTATAAAAAGAAACGTCAGGGTAAAATCCAAGATGAAGAGATCAGACAAGCCCTGGAGAAGTTCCACGAGTCCAAAGAGATGGCTGAAGCCTCCATGTACAATCTGCTGGAAACGGAT gtggagcaggtgagtcAGCTGTCTTCATTTGTGGAGTCTCTGCTGCAGTACCACAAACAAGCTTCAGAGATCCTGGAGGAGCTTACCGGAAAACTGAGAGAAAG GGTGAATGAAGCTCAATCTCGTCCAAGACGTGAATACACACCCAGACCCAAACCAACGTATGACTATGGAGAGGTGGAAGAATCAAATGGAGGATACTCACCAGCTGCATCAACCTCTCCAGCTTACTCTTCCG CCCCTGCACAATATCCAGGTCCATCCTTCAAAGGATCCTCCAGCAAGAGCCGACCGA ctgagccgTGCTGTAAAGCTCTGTACGACTTTGAGCCAGAGAACGAAGGGGAGCTGGGCTTCCATGAGGGCGAGATCATCACCTTGGTCAATCAAATTGATCACAACTGGTTTGAGGGAGCCATTCGAGGCAAAACTGGATACTTCCCTAGCAACTACGTCGAAGTGATGGTGCCTCTGCAACACTGA
- the LOC119209661 gene encoding endophilin-A2-like isoform X2 has protein sequence MSVAGFKKQFYKASQMVSEKVGGAEGTKLDEDFKDLERKADITSKAVVEIINKTSEYLQPNPATRAKLSMVSTVSKMRGQVNSPGYPQPEGLLGESMTKYGRDMGEETNFGGALTDIGESMKRMAEVKDSLDIDVKQNFIDPLQAVAEKDIKDIQYQLKKLEGRRLDYDYKKKRQGKIQDEEIRQALEKFHESKEMAEASMYNLLETDVEQVSQLSSFVESLLQYHKQASEILEELTGKLRERVNEAQSRPRREYTPRPKPTYDYGEVEESNGGYSPAASTSPAYSSAEPCCKALYDFEPENEGELGFHEGEIITLVNQIDHNWFEGAIRGKTGYFPSNYVEVMVPLQH, from the exons ATGTCCGTTGCAGGGTTTAAGAAGCAGTTCTACAAAGCCAGTCAG ATGGTGAGTGAGAAGGTTGGAGGTGCTGAGGGAACCAAACTGGATGAAGACTTCAAGGACCTTGAGAGG AAAGCGGATATTACCAGCAAAGCAGTGGTGGAAATCATCAATAAAACGTCAGAGTACCTCCAGCCCAACCCGGCAACGAGAGCTAAGCTTTCGATGGTCAGCACAGTGTCCAAAATGCGCGGGCAGGTCAACAGTCCTGGCTACCCGCAGCCTGAGGGCCTCCTGGGGGAGAGCATGACAAAATATGGACGGGATATGGGCGAGGAAACCAACTTTG GTGGGGCTCTCACAGATATTGGCGAATCAATGAAAAGGATGGCTGAGGTCAAGGACTCCCTGGACATTGATGTGAAGCAGAACTTTATTGACCCACTGCAGGCAGTCGCTGAGAAGGATATCAAAGACATTCAG TACCAGCTGAAGAAGCTGGAAGGCCGTCGTCTCGACTACGATTATAAAAAGAAACGTCAGGGTAAAATCCAAGATGAAGAGATCAGACAAGCCCTGGAGAAGTTCCACGAGTCCAAAGAGATGGCTGAAGCCTCCATGTACAATCTGCTGGAAACGGAT gtggagcaggtgagtcAGCTGTCTTCATTTGTGGAGTCTCTGCTGCAGTACCACAAACAAGCTTCAGAGATCCTGGAGGAGCTTACCGGAAAACTGAGAGAAAG GGTGAATGAAGCTCAATCTCGTCCAAGACGTGAATACACACCCAGACCCAAACCAACGTATGACTATGGAGAGGTGGAAGAATCAAATGGAGGATACTCACCAGCTGCATCAACCTCTCCAGCTTACTCTTCCG ctgagccgTGCTGTAAAGCTCTGTACGACTTTGAGCCAGAGAACGAAGGGGAGCTGGGCTTCCATGAGGGCGAGATCATCACCTTGGTCAATCAAATTGATCACAACTGGTTTGAGGGAGCCATTCGAGGCAAAACTGGATACTTCCCTAGCAACTACGTCGAAGTGATGGTGCCTCTGCAACACTGA